From the Leptospira biflexa serovar Patoc strain 'Patoc 1 (Paris)' genome, one window contains:
- a CDS encoding acyl-CoA dehydrogenase family protein encodes MSHHISEHPSLQPFDISEYKGLRGKNFYDMDPALQRMVDRYSESFDPKHKLAMVEHIREYGELVGGILDELTEECHKEGKYGEVVKYDRTGKRIDFIKYSDEQKRARKISYDHGVVNLDFHREWNYEFTHIHRYALTYLMNLNGEGGVACPLAMTDGMILALKKIGTEEQKKKYLPLVAGKGSDSHFMAGQYVTERVGGSNVSANRTIAKKLPNGKWELTGEKWFCSNPGDLWVTTAKMEGTNTVGMFLVPRIKENGELNGQHILRKKDIIGSRGKITVEIIYDKVEAEEFGRPGHGLVNLIRYIIKTSRLHVGLGSCGNARRSVMEASEYAKFRTAYGKKILEFPSFVKTLAEMQILQTANCFVNFRSVGLAEKGDDAAEITVPLLKYKSSSQASYITQKAILTLGGNGIIGDFSPLPRLHNDSIINETWEGTHLIITDHCLHALQKPKVYVAFQSLLEELTKNTQSISELSNVYTLFQSKRKELDHCLKEESKEWKDMNRVYIADLTYHVLALAEWIEQSVFDAKKKLPNKYLYFAKGYAEMVRDGLEAPRQKEGVFFDPKALETFLSF; translated from the coding sequence ATGAGTCACCATATTTCTGAACATCCTTCCTTACAACCGTTTGATATTTCTGAGTACAAAGGCCTACGAGGTAAAAATTTTTACGATATGGACCCTGCCTTGCAGAGAATGGTGGATCGTTATTCTGAATCTTTTGACCCAAAACACAAACTGGCCATGGTGGAACACATCCGAGAGTATGGGGAGCTAGTCGGTGGGATTTTAGATGAACTTACCGAAGAATGCCACAAGGAAGGAAAATACGGTGAAGTGGTCAAATATGATCGCACTGGAAAACGAATCGATTTTATCAAATACTCAGATGAACAAAAACGTGCACGGAAAATATCTTATGACCATGGAGTTGTGAATTTAGACTTCCATCGAGAATGGAACTATGAATTCACACATATTCACCGTTATGCGCTCACCTATTTGATGAATTTAAATGGTGAAGGTGGAGTTGCTTGTCCATTGGCCATGACCGATGGGATGATCCTTGCTCTAAAAAAAATTGGAACCGAAGAACAAAAGAAAAAATATCTCCCTCTCGTTGCTGGCAAAGGAAGTGATTCACATTTTATGGCAGGCCAATATGTGACAGAACGTGTGGGTGGTAGTAATGTTTCGGCCAACAGGACGATAGCGAAAAAACTACCGAACGGCAAATGGGAGTTAACCGGCGAAAAATGGTTTTGTTCCAACCCAGGTGACCTTTGGGTGACTACGGCCAAAATGGAAGGAACAAACACGGTTGGAATGTTTCTTGTTCCTAGGATCAAGGAAAATGGCGAATTGAATGGCCAGCACATCCTTCGCAAAAAAGACATCATCGGTTCGCGAGGTAAGATCACTGTTGAGATCATTTATGATAAAGTAGAAGCAGAAGAGTTTGGTCGTCCTGGCCATGGGCTTGTGAATCTGATTCGTTACATCATCAAAACATCACGGCTCCATGTGGGACTTGGTTCATGTGGAAACGCAAGAAGGTCGGTCATGGAAGCATCGGAATATGCAAAATTTCGGACTGCTTATGGTAAAAAAATCTTAGAATTCCCTTCCTTTGTGAAAACACTTGCAGAGATGCAAATTTTACAAACAGCAAATTGTTTTGTTAACTTTCGTTCGGTAGGACTTGCGGAGAAGGGAGATGATGCGGCAGAAATCACTGTCCCACTTTTAAAATACAAATCTTCATCGCAAGCAAGTTACATCACACAAAAAGCAATCCTGACGTTAGGTGGGAATGGTATCATTGGTGATTTTTCCCCTCTGCCAAGATTACATAATGATTCCATTATCAATGAAACTTGGGAAGGCACCCACTTGATCATTACTGATCATTGTTTGCATGCCTTACAAAAACCAAAGGTGTATGTCGCTTTCCAATCACTCCTAGAGGAACTCACCAAAAATACGCAGAGCATTTCTGAATTGTCGAATGTATATACCCTTTTCCAATCCAAACGCAAAGAATTGGATCATTGTCTGAAAGAAGAGTCCAAAGAATGGAAAGATATGAATCGAGTTTATATTGCAGATCTCACATACCATGTGTTAGCACTAGCAGAATGGATTGAACAATCGGTTTTTGATGCAAAGAAAAAACTTCCAAACAAGTATCTATACTTTGCGAAAGGATATGCGGAAATGGTTCGCGATGGACTAGAGGCACCAAGACAAAAAGAAGGTGTGTTCTTTGATCCCAAAGCTCTTGAGACCTTCTTATCCTTTTAA
- a CDS encoding AEC family transporter — protein MENFLLLGICFGLGLLFRRFPQFPETTPKVLNGFILYVSLPSLVLYHVHELTVGVSAILPTSMPWLVFGFALLFFLGLYKLKVMSFQTTVCLVLTAGLGNTSFVGFPLLEAYLGKESLGYGILADQLGTFMVLSFPGIILASIAMDGKWHFYTLVKRVLGFAPIYALVFAILTRQWEYPSALKIVLLRLGDTLTPLALVSVGYMLDLRTIAGHGKYLLLGLGFKLVLAPILVYFVYAEVREDQLLFQTILLESAMAPMVTSTVITIEKNISPHLASLMLGIGIPVSFLTTYGLNLLIKGNII, from the coding sequence ATGGAAAATTTTTTATTACTTGGAATCTGTTTTGGGCTGGGGTTACTCTTTCGAAGGTTTCCTCAGTTCCCCGAAACCACTCCCAAAGTTCTCAATGGTTTTATTTTATATGTCTCTTTACCTTCCCTTGTTTTGTATCATGTACACGAGTTAACAGTTGGTGTCAGCGCAATTTTACCAACTTCCATGCCTTGGTTAGTATTTGGATTTGCTCTATTGTTTTTTTTGGGACTGTACAAACTAAAGGTCATGTCGTTTCAGACGACTGTTTGTTTAGTGCTAACGGCAGGTCTCGGCAATACTTCTTTTGTTGGGTTTCCACTGCTCGAGGCTTATCTTGGAAAAGAATCACTAGGGTATGGAATTCTTGCGGACCAATTGGGAACCTTTATGGTTTTGAGTTTTCCTGGAATCATTTTAGCTTCTATCGCAATGGATGGAAAATGGCACTTTTATACTTTGGTCAAACGTGTCCTCGGATTTGCTCCCATTTACGCTTTGGTTTTTGCAATCCTCACGAGACAGTGGGAGTATCCGAGTGCTCTCAAAATCGTGTTATTACGATTAGGTGACACTTTGACACCGCTTGCTCTAGTATCTGTGGGATATATGTTGGACCTAAGAACCATTGCTGGACATGGAAAGTATTTACTTTTGGGATTGGGGTTTAAATTGGTTTTAGCGCCAATCCTTGTTTATTTTGTTTATGCAGAAGTGAGAGAAGATCAGTTACTCTTTCAAACAATTTTATTAGAATCAGCGATGGCGCCAATGGTGACATCCACAGTCATCACGATTGAAAAAAACATTTCTCCTCATTTAGCAAGCCTTATGTTAGGCATTGGAATTCCAGTTTCGTTTCTAACGACATATGGTTTGAATTTACTCATAAAAGGGAATATCATTTGA
- a CDS encoding DMT family transporter: MNIKFLLLLILAMVSWGISWPIAKVIAGMVPVPVLVFWRFLFTFLSIIPLLLVMRITIRLKTGKDYWNVLIGGIIYTLYNQFFFLGLKNGLPGAGGVLVTTLNPIVTFFIVFLIQKKSISKRQVLGLFFGFIGGLVILQVWKISLDYLLLSGNLFFLLCSFVWATLSLNSQKTGKSMSPITYSFYVYGIGSILELLFCWNDPSFWKVWEFGPSFWFAIFYLTVISTTFGTTVYFYAATRLGSEIASSFIFIVPLSAYLSSFLILDEVIQVPVIIGGGLAMLAVYLINSKHKKKEEIIP, encoded by the coding sequence TTGAATATTAAATTTTTATTACTTTTGATCTTAGCAATGGTTTCTTGGGGGATCTCTTGGCCCATTGCAAAGGTGATTGCTGGAATGGTTCCTGTTCCTGTCCTAGTGTTTTGGCGATTCCTTTTTACCTTCTTATCAATAATACCATTACTTCTTGTTATGCGAATCACGATTCGATTAAAGACCGGCAAGGATTATTGGAATGTTTTGATCGGTGGAATCATCTACACACTTTATAATCAGTTTTTCTTTTTGGGTTTAAAAAACGGATTACCGGGTGCAGGAGGTGTCCTTGTCACCACTTTGAATCCAATTGTGACCTTTTTTATCGTATTTCTAATCCAAAAAAAATCAATCTCCAAACGACAGGTATTAGGTCTCTTTTTTGGATTCATTGGTGGGCTTGTGATCTTACAAGTTTGGAAAATTAGTCTCGATTATCTTTTGTTATCTGGTAATTTGTTTTTCCTTCTTTGTTCATTTGTGTGGGCAACTCTTTCTCTCAACAGTCAAAAAACGGGCAAATCCATGTCTCCCATCACGTATAGCTTTTATGTTTATGGGATCGGTTCTATCTTAGAACTTTTGTTTTGTTGGAATGATCCAAGTTTTTGGAAGGTTTGGGAATTTGGTCCTTCCTTTTGGTTTGCGATTTTTTATCTGACAGTAATCTCGACAACATTTGGAACAACCGTATACTTTTACGCGGCCACAAGGCTTGGATCTGAAATAGCGAGTAGTTTTATTTTCATTGTTCCACTTTCTGCCTATTTAAGTAGTTTTCTGATTTTGGATGAAGTGATCCAAGTCCCAGTGATTATAGGTGGTGGTTTGGCAATGTTAGCAGTTTATCTGATCAATTCGAAACATAAAAAGAAAGAAGAGATCATACCATGA
- a CDS encoding DUF4442 domain-containing protein: MKQISWKKCFKIWLYNFYPPYLGAGIRITQIATDLSFFQVEMKLKFYNKNYVGVHFGGSLYSMCDPFFMLILLEQLGSDFIVWDKVGSMNFVKPGKGKVTATFSIPEEKIQKIREEIETKRKGEFLFTTNVLDEENEIVATLEKTIYIRKRGRLPIQNV, from the coding sequence ATGAAGCAGATTTCTTGGAAAAAATGTTTTAAGATTTGGTTGTACAATTTTTATCCACCTTACCTTGGTGCAGGGATTCGGATTACACAAATCGCCACGGATTTATCTTTTTTCCAAGTGGAAATGAAACTTAAGTTTTATAACAAAAACTATGTCGGTGTTCATTTTGGCGGGTCTTTGTACTCCATGTGTGATCCTTTTTTTATGTTAATCCTATTGGAACAATTGGGTTCCGACTTTATCGTATGGGATAAAGTGGGATCGATGAACTTTGTGAAACCTGGAAAAGGGAAGGTGACGGCAACATTTTCGATCCCAGAAGAAAAAATCCAAAAGATCAGAGAAGAAATTGAAACAAAACGAAAGGGAGAGTTCCTCTTTACGACGAATGTTTTGGACGAAGAAAATGAGATCGTCGCAACTTTGGAGAAAACCATTTACATCCGAAAACGAGGAAGGTTGCCCATTCAGAATGTATAA
- a CDS encoding 1-acyl-sn-glycerol-3-phosphate acyltransferase, which produces MQISYNDLKQAVLGSGPMGIIIASILAEKYDSITLWIPDKEFVEVLKKRRQTEIMGKTIELPDHIDIVSSLDSFGRDDWAFHVAVPSRSFLDSVHGLIEVLEPFNNYVFSFLTKGILDSKNRKKSGFVTYSQYLQNYLGERNFNHASVAVVNGPSLLGEILEEKFSFFNIGSTEKTTAEYLSEVYTSDYINTTITDDVIGMEIVGVAKNPMAIASGIVSLLPRYGANLLGEILSVGFQEVRDLAMRYGARPDTVMGRSGLADFITTATSNKSRNRGFGQKIVGELLTGGEKLSFKDRIEIFFAPRSFIERESTKWHDNVEGTYALSILIELANEIRLPFTLHRTLFDVLTRKQPPGALVDLICGKKTEAKNIPLVVQKKVGLNLTSGIDFHTLLVDRILKQISNVPGTISRVKKQSSAVIESTQKRLTKAKRKKQKLDEVKFESEVEIWQRFHNCQKDEELTLIKELVRFYVNEIADNYSPTVRESVLRFVAPIRLFSGGFLKGSMIPHIGGKTEVVKALSSKYNLLYAPTHRSHLDSVEVAYSLFHLGLPVPRYAAGINLMSNPFWEWMLKSLGAYAVDRERTRNSLYLECLTLYSQVMLEQGIPSLVYPEGTRSRTGAIVPVKTGLLTTAVNAFRSSGTEIVIVPISVSYETVPEDNQFCNMPEELGMAGFLAKRSNVYVEFCDPIPISEYAHTEDPTIELSYRITKGWKQYHKLLPNQIVAKILVENDYSIELSQSTMLVEDFISRHEGNYLTRDPEEIWEKGKKILEKRKMIEEANRMIHSKNDALILYYASMIPEDEDKKY; this is translated from the coding sequence ATGCAAATATCTTATAACGACTTAAAACAAGCAGTTTTGGGTAGTGGCCCAATGGGGATCATTATCGCTTCCATACTGGCAGAAAAGTATGATTCCATTACTTTGTGGATTCCTGACAAAGAATTTGTCGAAGTACTCAAGAAGCGCCGCCAAACAGAAATTATGGGAAAGACAATTGAACTTCCCGATCATATCGACATTGTTTCTAGTTTGGATTCATTTGGAAGAGATGATTGGGCTTTTCACGTGGCAGTTCCCTCTCGTTCCTTTTTGGATAGTGTCCATGGTTTAATAGAAGTCCTCGAACCATTTAACAATTATGTTTTTTCCTTTTTAACGAAAGGGATTTTGGATTCCAAAAATCGAAAAAAATCAGGTTTTGTCACCTACTCACAATACTTACAAAATTATCTTGGTGAACGAAATTTTAATCATGCATCTGTTGCCGTTGTGAACGGTCCTTCTCTACTCGGTGAAATTTTAGAGGAAAAATTTAGTTTCTTCAATATTGGCTCAACAGAAAAAACAACGGCAGAATATCTCTCAGAGGTTTATACATCTGATTATATCAATACAACCATCACCGATGATGTGATTGGTATGGAGATTGTGGGTGTTGCCAAAAATCCCATGGCCATCGCGAGTGGAATTGTTTCCTTACTCCCTCGTTATGGTGCAAATCTATTAGGGGAAATTTTATCTGTTGGTTTTCAAGAAGTGCGAGACCTCGCAATGCGTTACGGTGCAAGACCTGACACCGTCATGGGTCGATCTGGACTTGCCGATTTCATCACAACAGCAACGAGTAACAAAAGTAGGAACCGTGGGTTTGGACAAAAGATTGTCGGCGAACTTTTGACTGGTGGGGAAAAATTAAGTTTCAAAGATCGAATCGAAATCTTTTTTGCACCAAGATCATTCATTGAAAGAGAATCGACTAAATGGCATGATAATGTGGAAGGAACGTATGCATTGAGTATCCTCATCGAACTTGCCAATGAGATTCGACTACCCTTTACCCTACATAGAACTCTGTTTGATGTACTAACTCGGAAACAACCGCCGGGTGCACTTGTTGATCTTATCTGCGGTAAAAAAACAGAAGCTAAAAATATACCACTTGTTGTGCAGAAAAAAGTGGGTCTCAACTTAACATCGGGAATTGATTTCCATACCCTACTTGTTGATCGTATCTTAAAACAAATCAGTAATGTACCGGGAACAATTTCACGTGTCAAAAAACAATCTTCTGCAGTCATCGAATCCACACAAAAAAGACTGACCAAAGCCAAACGAAAAAAACAAAAGTTAGATGAAGTAAAGTTTGAATCGGAAGTCGAAATTTGGCAAAGATTTCACAACTGCCAGAAAGACGAAGAACTTACTTTAATCAAAGAATTAGTTCGATTCTATGTAAATGAAATCGCCGACAATTATAGCCCTACTGTTCGTGAATCGGTCTTACGATTTGTAGCTCCTATCCGTTTGTTTTCTGGTGGATTTTTAAAGGGTTCCATGATCCCGCACATTGGTGGAAAAACAGAAGTGGTCAAAGCTCTGTCTTCCAAATACAATTTATTATATGCGCCAACTCACAGATCTCATCTTGATTCCGTTGAAGTGGCTTATTCTTTGTTCCATTTAGGTCTACCAGTCCCTCGTTATGCGGCAGGAATCAATTTGATGTCCAATCCATTTTGGGAATGGATGTTAAAATCACTTGGTGCTTATGCTGTCGATCGAGAGAGGACAAGGAACAGTTTGTATCTTGAATGCCTCACCTTATATTCCCAAGTGATGCTCGAACAAGGAATTCCATCACTAGTGTATCCAGAAGGCACTAGATCAAGAACTGGCGCGATTGTTCCAGTCAAAACTGGTTTACTCACAACCGCAGTGAACGCCTTCCGTAGTTCTGGTACAGAGATTGTCATTGTTCCTATTTCTGTTTCGTACGAAACAGTTCCAGAAGACAATCAGTTTTGTAATATGCCTGAAGAACTGGGTATGGCAGGTTTTCTTGCAAAACGATCCAATGTTTATGTTGAGTTTTGTGATCCAATTCCTATATCAGAATATGCACATACAGAAGATCCGACGATTGAACTCAGTTACCGTATCACGAAAGGTTGGAAACAATATCATAAATTGTTACCAAACCAGATAGTAGCAAAAATTTTGGTCGAAAATGATTATTCAATCGAATTGTCACAGAGTACAATGTTAGTTGAAGATTTTATTTCCCGCCATGAAGGGAATTACCTGACTCGTGACCCAGAAGAGATTTGGGAAAAAGGTAAAAAAATCCTAGAAAAACGCAAAATGATCGAAGAAGCCAATCGTATGATTCATTCAAAAAATGATGCGCTCATCCTCTATTACGCAAGCATGATACCAGAAGACGAAGATAAAAAGTATTAA
- a CDS encoding SLC13 family permease has protein sequence MIRAGLLFSTLSIFPALLGWYQLWFGLTPAQEINVAIALVVSYLWVTELIPLYVTGFLVLFLELIWLIPGWGPGAPKTITFLSCYFSETILLFLGGFVISSAIRFYGLDVSIASFVIKNTKGSVFFLVLSLGFATAFLSCFMNNTATAAMMLGLVSSMMKSLEESSPLRKSILFMVPFSANLGGIGTPVGTLPNVIGIAYLQEKGFQIGFLDWMAFAFPVFILSVFLLAGILYIVYLKKETGIQSIQRIQVQEPNSNHSRKKRYLSILVIIFTIIGWITSDWHGISNGTVALFPVIVFFGFSLLDLNEFRNLSWDVLILMGGGIALGKAFEETGLAKHFVSLFMLGDSSQLGLFLFFSILSLLLSCFLSNTSVANLILPITMGLPTDLILPAAIGATIGASLAMPLPVSTPPNALAFSYGGIRSLEMVKIGGTISILAWVIFTLVGGLILHQLSIVDFSNF, from the coding sequence ATGATTCGAGCAGGCCTTCTATTTTCGACGCTTTCCATTTTTCCCGCCCTGCTTGGTTGGTACCAACTTTGGTTTGGACTCACCCCCGCCCAGGAAATCAATGTAGCCATTGCACTGGTCGTTTCTTACCTATGGGTCACAGAACTCATCCCCTTATATGTCACAGGATTTTTGGTTCTTTTTTTGGAACTGATTTGGCTTATTCCCGGATGGGGGCCTGGAGCTCCAAAAACGATTACTTTTTTGTCCTGTTATTTTTCTGAGACCATCTTACTATTCTTAGGTGGATTTGTGATCTCAAGTGCCATTCGTTTTTATGGACTGGATGTATCAATTGCTTCATTTGTGATCAAAAATACGAAAGGTTCAGTATTTTTCCTCGTTTTATCTTTGGGATTTGCAACCGCCTTTCTCTCTTGTTTTATGAATAACACAGCAACCGCTGCCATGATGTTGGGTCTTGTTTCATCGATGATGAAGTCTTTAGAGGAATCGAGTCCTCTTCGAAAATCAATTTTGTTTATGGTTCCATTTTCTGCCAACTTAGGTGGGATTGGAACTCCAGTCGGAACCTTACCCAATGTCATTGGGATTGCGTATTTACAAGAAAAAGGATTTCAGATTGGTTTTTTAGATTGGATGGCATTTGCATTTCCCGTATTCATTTTATCCGTCTTTTTACTAGCTGGAATCTTGTACATTGTGTACTTAAAAAAAGAGACTGGAATCCAATCGATCCAACGAATCCAAGTCCAAGAACCAAATTCGAATCACTCTCGCAAAAAAAGGTATCTTTCCATTTTAGTGATTATTTTCACCATCATTGGTTGGATCACTTCCGATTGGCATGGTATCTCCAATGGAACGGTAGCTTTATTTCCTGTGATTGTATTTTTTGGATTTTCACTTTTGGATTTAAACGAATTTCGAAACTTATCTTGGGATGTCCTCATCCTCATGGGTGGTGGGATTGCGCTCGGAAAGGCATTTGAGGAAACAGGGCTTGCCAAACATTTTGTGAGTTTATTTATGTTAGGTGATTCTAGTCAGCTAGGATTGTTTTTATTTTTTTCCATCCTTTCCCTTTTACTTTCTTGTTTTTTGAGTAATACAAGTGTTGCCAATTTGATTTTACCCATTACGATGGGTCTTCCTACAGACCTCATTTTGCCCGCAGCCATTGGTGCGACGATAGGTGCTTCCCTCGCGATGCCTTTACCTGTTTCCACTCCACCCAATGCACTTGCCTTTAGTTATGGCGGGATTCGAAGCCTTGAGATGGTTAAAATTGGGGGGACCATATCCATTTTGGCTTGGGTCATATTCACTTTGGTTGGAGGGTTGATTTTGCACCAATTGTCGATTGTCGATTTTTCCAACTTTTAA
- a CDS encoding CAP domain-containing protein, with translation MKLQKNGFRNQIQNQQGNQIQSRNLNCNCDRKNEIPFIKSKRESLVLFILIVLFLFTLCKTPEVKKAPVVVVEEPKKVEQVVEKQDPKLAFLESIEDGRELPDSDKWKVEQYDAFNEDTFPSYGPANATIDFAKVDYPLLNAAIFYVTSKERKQLGLRPFKYSERCEQAAFGHAQDMVTYDFYSHNSTVNGKETLRDRLDLVGISETYSAENIINAFGIQYQSGRPVFTPVQNGGPFFSYTKAGSPIPNHTYLSLAKAVVEVWFNSPGHRKNILNPEFNYMGAGAFFYKDKKFFDVDKVKAVQVFTAKP, from the coding sequence ATGAAGTTACAAAAAAATGGATTTCGAAATCAAATCCAAAATCAACAAGGAAACCAAATCCAATCACGTAATCTTAATTGCAATTGCGATCGCAAAAACGAAATTCCTTTCATCAAAAGTAAAAGGGAATCTCTGGTTTTATTCATCCTAATCGTATTGTTTCTATTCACTCTCTGCAAAACTCCAGAAGTCAAAAAAGCCCCAGTTGTGGTTGTGGAAGAACCGAAAAAAGTAGAGCAAGTAGTCGAAAAACAAGATCCTAAATTGGCTTTTTTGGAAAGTATCGAAGACGGAAGGGAACTTCCCGATTCTGACAAATGGAAAGTAGAACAATATGATGCCTTTAATGAAGATACATTTCCTTCTTACGGGCCAGCAAATGCCACGATTGATTTTGCAAAGGTCGATTATCCTCTGTTAAATGCTGCTATTTTTTATGTAACTTCCAAAGAAAGAAAACAATTAGGACTCCGACCATTTAAATATTCAGAGCGATGTGAACAAGCAGCCTTTGGACATGCACAAGATATGGTGACCTATGATTTTTATTCGCATAATAGCACTGTGAATGGGAAAGAAACCCTTCGCGATCGATTGGATTTGGTTGGAATTTCTGAAACGTATTCCGCAGAAAATATCATCAATGCCTTTGGAATCCAATACCAAAGTGGAAGGCCTGTATTTACGCCAGTGCAAAATGGTGGTCCCTTCTTTAGTTACACCAAAGCTGGCTCTCCGATTCCAAACCATACGTATTTGAGTTTAGCAAAGGCAGTTGTGGAAGTTTGGTTCAATTCACCAGGTCATAGAAAGAATATATTAAATCCCGAATTCAATTATATGGGTGCGGGAGCATTCTTTTATAAGGATAAAAAATTCTTTGATGTGGACAAAGTGAAAGCTGTCCAGGTGTTTACAGCAAAACCATAA
- a CDS encoding EVE domain-containing protein: MKYWLFKTEPDVFSIDDLIREKLSYWEGVRNYQARNYLRDEVKIGDLVLFYHSRLEPPGVVGIAEVAKEASPDPYQFDPNHKYFDPKLKGPEPRWFGVHLKPHTKFKELIPLESLKQTKGLEKMVVTQKGSRLSIQPVTKKEFEIVTKLAGVTVK, from the coding sequence ATGAAGTATTGGCTCTTTAAAACAGAACCAGATGTTTTTTCGATCGATGACCTAATCCGAGAAAAACTCTCGTATTGGGAAGGGGTCAGAAATTACCAAGCACGTAATTACCTTCGCGATGAAGTGAAGATAGGTGATCTGGTTCTTTTTTATCATAGCCGATTGGAACCACCAGGTGTCGTGGGCATTGCCGAAGTCGCCAAAGAAGCGAGCCCCGATCCTTATCAATTTGATCCCAATCATAAATACTTTGATCCAAAATTAAAAGGGCCAGAACCTCGTTGGTTTGGTGTCCATCTCAAACCTCATACAAAGTTCAAAGAGCTGATTCCACTGGAATCCTTGAAGCAAACAAAAGGTTTGGAAAAAATGGTGGTAACACAAAAAGGATCGAGACTCTCGATCCAACCTGTCACCAAAAAGGAATTTGAAATTGTTACAAAACTAGCAGGCGTTACAGTTAAGTAA